CGTGGAACAGCCCGAGCATCGAGCCGAGCGCGTCGCCGTCGGGATTGACGTGGCACGCGAGCGCGACGACTCCAGCTCCATCGATGACCTGCGCAGCGCGCGTGAGCGCGGTGTCGACTTCGGTCACTCGCTCGCCCGACTCTGGTCTTCGCGCGCGTGCAGCTCCCGGATGATCGCCTCGATACGTTGTCCCTGCTCGATCGCGGGGTCTTCGAGGAACGTGAGCTCCGGGGTGTACTTCAGCCGAACCTGACGACCGAGCTCGGTGCGCAGGTGGGGGGCGGCAGAACGCAGGGCCGCTCGGCTCCGCTCCTTGAAGTCGACCTGCTCCTTCGTCATCGGCTCTTCGGCTGTCACGTCCACCTCCGCGAGACGTTCCTGCCCAGCGCGCCGTGACCGCCGGCGCTTCGGCGCTTCCGGGCGCGATTCGAGCGCGGAATAGTAAACCGTCGCGTGCCGGAGATCCGGACTCACGTCGACGCCGGTGACGGTCACGAAG
This portion of the Acidimicrobiia bacterium genome encodes:
- a CDS encoding ribosome-binding factor A, translated to MARVNEVVRETIADELERLSDPRLGFVTVTGVDVSPDLRHATVYYSALESRPEAPKRRRSRRAGQERLAEVDVTAEEPMTKEQVDFKERSRAALRSAAPHLRTELGRQVRLKYTPELTFLEDPAIEQGQRIEAIIRELHAREDQSRASE